Proteins found in one Streptomyces sp. NBC_00461 genomic segment:
- a CDS encoding Na+/H+ antiporter: MDVMPLLLLVAGSAAVAAAGRRTPVPAPLLLVAVGLAVSYVPGVPDYTLDPAIVLPLVLPPLLHKEAVESSYLDLRASMRPVALLSVGYVLFATFVVGWVAYLIVPGLPLPAALVLGAVVAPTDAVAAAAVARRVGLPSRITTILQGESLLNDATAITAYRVAVAAAVGAGASWIGGIGEFLLAAVGGVVVGLVLMLPIHWLRTHLKEALLQNTMSLLIPFVAYAVAEQVHASGVLAVVVVALYLGHRAWEVDFATRLQEEAVWKVVAFVLESAVFALIGLQLPIVLRGLGEYRGVDAAWYAVALFLVVVATRFLWVYPGTFLPRMLSARIREREDNPTWRGPIVTSWAAMRGVVSLAIAFSIPLTVHGGGAFPQRNLILFLTFTTVIGTLVVQGLTLAPLIRLVNFPARDAQAETLAEANAQAQASRIAEERLDVLLTDERNALPPPLAERLRQVLERRRNAVWERLGQVNPVTGESVDDTYRRLSREMIGAERAMFVRLRDGRYIDDEMLRTLLRRLDLEEAAAYRETA; the protein is encoded by the coding sequence ATGGACGTGATGCCACTGCTGTTGCTGGTGGCGGGCAGCGCCGCGGTCGCCGCGGCCGGCCGGCGCACCCCGGTGCCGGCGCCGCTGCTGCTCGTCGCGGTGGGGCTCGCGGTCTCCTACGTCCCCGGAGTGCCGGACTACACCCTCGATCCGGCCATCGTGCTGCCGCTGGTGCTGCCCCCGCTGCTGCACAAGGAGGCCGTCGAGAGCTCGTACCTCGACCTGCGGGCGTCGATGCGGCCGGTGGCCCTGCTGTCGGTGGGATACGTGCTCTTCGCGACCTTCGTCGTCGGCTGGGTCGCCTATCTGATCGTGCCGGGGCTGCCGTTGCCCGCGGCGCTCGTGCTGGGCGCGGTGGTGGCGCCGACGGACGCGGTCGCGGCGGCGGCGGTCGCCCGTCGGGTGGGGCTGCCCTCCCGGATCACCACGATCCTGCAGGGCGAGTCCCTGCTGAACGACGCGACCGCGATCACCGCCTACCGAGTGGCCGTCGCGGCCGCCGTCGGCGCGGGTGCCTCCTGGATCGGCGGGATCGGCGAGTTCCTGCTGGCCGCGGTTGGCGGTGTCGTGGTCGGTCTGGTGCTGATGCTGCCGATCCACTGGCTGCGCACGCACCTGAAGGAGGCGCTGCTGCAGAACACCATGTCCCTGCTGATCCCGTTCGTCGCCTACGCCGTCGCCGAGCAGGTGCACGCCTCCGGAGTCCTCGCCGTCGTCGTCGTCGCCCTCTACCTGGGACACCGCGCGTGGGAGGTCGACTTCGCCACCCGGCTCCAGGAGGAGGCGGTGTGGAAGGTGGTCGCGTTCGTCCTGGAGTCGGCGGTGTTCGCGCTCATCGGACTGCAACTGCCGATCGTGCTCAGGGGCCTGGGGGAGTACCGGGGTGTGGACGCCGCCTGGTACGCGGTCGCCCTGTTCCTGGTGGTCGTCGCGACCCGTTTCCTGTGGGTGTACCCGGGGACGTTCCTCCCCCGCATGCTGTCCGCGCGCATCAGGGAGCGCGAGGACAACCCCACCTGGAGAGGGCCGATCGTCACGTCCTGGGCCGCCATGCGGGGCGTCGTCTCACTGGCCATCGCCTTCTCGATCCCGCTCACCGTGCACGGCGGGGGCGCCTTCCCGCAGCGCAACCTGATCCTCTTCCTGACCTTCACGACGGTCATCGGGACGCTGGTGGTGCAGGGCCTCACCCTGGCCCCGCTGATCCGCCTGGTGAACTTCCCCGCCCGGGACGCGCAGGCCGAGACCCTCGCGGAGGCCAACGCCCAGGCGCAGGCCTCCCGGATCGCCGAGGAGCGCCTGGACGTGCTCCTCACCGACGAGCGCAACGCCCTCCCGCCGCCCCTCGCCGAGCGTCTCCGCCAGGTCCTGGAGCGCCGGCGCAACGCCGTCTGGGAGCGCCTCGGGCAGGTCAATCCGGTCACCGGTGAATCCGTCGACGACACCTACCGCCGGCTGTCGCGGGAGATGATCGGCGCCGAGCGTGCGATGTTCGTCCGGCTGCGGGACGGCCGCTACATCGACGACGAGATGCTGCGGACACTGCTGCGCAGGCTGGACCTGGAGGAGGCGGCGGCCTACCGGGAGACCGCGTAG
- a CDS encoding family 2B encapsulin nanocompartment shell protein: MSVGEEVRSEQGKPQQSLGTAAARNLATTTKSAPQMQEISSRWLLRTLPWVNVQGGTYRVNRRLSYAVGDGRITFVKTGDRVEVIPAELGELPALRDYEDDEVLSELAQRCRQQEFAPGSVIASFGSQADEVYLLAHGRVEKVGTGPYGDDAVLGVLADGAYLGDAALLDPEAIWEYTARAATACTVLILSRQDVDQVAERADSLRAHLRQLRAIPEQRTNKYGEKEVDLAAGHSGEPDIPHTFVDYEAKPREYELSIAQTVLRIHSRVADLYNQPMNQTEQQLRLTVEALKERQEHELVNNREFGLLNNCEYDQRLQPHDGVPSPDDLDELLSRRRGTKLLLAHPRAISAIGRELNKRGLVPETIEVGGNRIPTWRGVPIYPCNKIPVTEARTTSIIAMRTGEAEQGVIGLQQAGIPDEIEPSLSVRFMGINEQAIIKYLVTAYYSAAVLVPDALGVLENVEIGRWR, translated from the coding sequence ATGTCGGTAGGCGAAGAGGTCCGTTCGGAGCAGGGCAAGCCGCAGCAGAGCCTCGGCACGGCAGCCGCACGGAACCTGGCCACCACGACCAAGTCGGCACCCCAGATGCAGGAGATCAGCTCGCGCTGGCTGCTGCGCACGCTGCCGTGGGTGAATGTCCAGGGTGGTACGTACCGGGTCAACCGGCGACTGAGCTACGCCGTGGGGGACGGCCGCATCACGTTCGTGAAGACCGGCGACCGAGTCGAGGTCATCCCCGCGGAGCTGGGCGAACTGCCCGCGCTGCGTGACTACGAGGACGACGAGGTGCTCTCGGAGCTCGCCCAGCGCTGCCGGCAGCAGGAGTTCGCGCCGGGTTCCGTGATCGCCTCGTTCGGCAGCCAGGCCGACGAGGTCTATCTGCTGGCGCACGGCAGGGTGGAGAAGGTCGGCACGGGCCCGTACGGCGACGACGCGGTCCTCGGTGTGCTCGCCGACGGCGCCTACCTGGGTGACGCGGCGCTGCTCGACCCGGAAGCGATCTGGGAGTACACGGCCCGCGCGGCCACCGCGTGCACGGTGCTGATCCTCTCCCGCCAGGACGTCGACCAGGTCGCGGAGCGCGCCGACTCCCTGCGGGCGCACCTGCGGCAACTGCGGGCGATTCCCGAGCAGCGCACCAACAAGTACGGAGAGAAGGAGGTCGACCTCGCCGCAGGCCACAGCGGCGAGCCCGACATCCCGCACACCTTCGTGGACTACGAGGCCAAGCCCCGCGAGTACGAACTGAGCATCGCCCAGACCGTGCTGCGCATCCACTCGCGCGTGGCCGACCTCTACAACCAGCCGATGAACCAGACCGAGCAGCAACTGAGGCTGACGGTCGAGGCGTTGAAGGAGCGCCAGGAGCACGAGCTGGTCAACAACCGCGAGTTCGGCCTGCTGAACAACTGCGAGTACGACCAGCGGCTCCAGCCGCACGACGGTGTGCCCAGCCCCGACGACCTGGACGAGCTGCTCAGCCGGCGGCGCGGCACCAAGCTGCTGCTCGCCCACCCGCGCGCGATCTCCGCGATCGGCCGCGAGCTCAACAAGCGGGGGCTCGTCCCCGAGACGATCGAGGTGGGCGGCAACCGCATCCCGACCTGGCGCGGTGTGCCCATCTACCCGTGCAACAAGATCCCGGTCACCGAGGCCCGCACGACCTCGATCATCGCGATGCGTACCGGCGAGGCCGAGCAGGGCGTCATCGGACTGCAGCAGGCCGGCATCCCGGACGAGATCGAGCCGAGCCTGTCCGTGCGGTTCATGGGCATCAACGAACAGGCGATCATCAAGTACCTGGTGACGGCCTACTACTCGGCCGCGGTCCTCGTCCCGGATGCGCTCGGTGTCCTGGAGAACGTCGAGATCGGCCGGTGGAGGTGA
- a CDS encoding UBP-type zinc finger domain-containing protein, whose product MKQCTHADALPDPQPGPLSETCPECLRDGTHPVQLRLCLTCGHVGCCDSSPNRHASEHHKDSGHPIMRTFEPGEDWRWCFVDHVLV is encoded by the coding sequence ATGAAACAGTGCACGCACGCCGACGCGCTGCCAGACCCGCAACCCGGTCCGCTCAGCGAGACGTGCCCGGAGTGTCTGCGGGACGGCACACACCCGGTTCAGCTGCGGCTGTGCCTCACCTGTGGCCATGTCGGCTGCTGCGATTCCTCGCCGAACCGGCACGCGTCGGAGCACCACAAGGACTCCGGCCATCCGATCATGCGCACATTCGAGCCCGGTGAGGATTGGCGTTGGTGCTTCGTGGACCACGTTCTCGTGTGA
- a CDS encoding family 2 encapsulin nanocompartment cargo protein polyprenyl transferase: protein MAEFMTEAKQRTPDGQPLDGHEAAVILERTRASVDPQLRAAIDSLPGSMRRIALYHFGWEHADGTPAAGNAGKAIRPALVLTAAAALGGARAREAAVRAAAAVELVHNFTLLHDDVMDRDTTRRHRPTAWTVFGDADAILAGDAMQALALGLLAEDPHPASGPAAARLAACVVELCAGQHADTAMERRGPGEVTLDEVLTMAEAKTGALLGCACALGALYADASAEDVEALDAFGREAGLAFQLIDDVIGIWGDPLRTGKPVGADLAARKKSLPVVAALTSGTPAAAELAALYEAPYDKEGGEGDIARTALAVEQAGGRDWAQVQAADRMARAMHELSRAVADPAEAGGLLALLEFVTRRSS, encoded by the coding sequence ATGGCCGAGTTCATGACGGAGGCGAAACAGCGCACCCCGGACGGGCAGCCGCTCGACGGGCACGAGGCGGCGGTGATCCTGGAGCGCACCCGGGCGTCCGTCGACCCCCAACTGCGCGCCGCCATCGACTCGTTGCCCGGCTCCATGCGCCGGATCGCGCTCTACCACTTCGGCTGGGAGCACGCGGACGGCACCCCGGCGGCGGGTAACGCGGGCAAGGCGATCCGTCCCGCGCTCGTTCTCACCGCGGCCGCCGCGCTCGGCGGTGCGAGGGCACGGGAGGCAGCCGTCCGGGCGGCCGCGGCGGTGGAGCTGGTGCACAACTTCACGCTGCTGCACGACGACGTGATGGACCGGGACACCACCCGCAGGCACCGGCCCACCGCATGGACCGTGTTCGGTGACGCGGACGCGATCCTTGCCGGGGACGCCATGCAGGCGCTGGCCCTCGGGCTGCTCGCCGAGGATCCGCACCCGGCGTCCGGGCCGGCCGCCGCCCGGCTCGCGGCCTGTGTCGTCGAGCTGTGCGCGGGCCAGCACGCGGACACGGCGATGGAGCGGCGCGGCCCCGGCGAGGTCACCCTCGACGAGGTGCTGACCATGGCCGAGGCCAAGACGGGCGCGCTGCTCGGCTGCGCCTGCGCTCTGGGCGCGCTGTATGCGGACGCGTCCGCCGAGGACGTCGAGGCGCTGGACGCGTTCGGCCGCGAGGCCGGGCTGGCCTTCCAGCTCATCGACGACGTCATCGGCATATGGGGCGATCCGCTGCGCACCGGGAAACCGGTCGGCGCGGATCTGGCGGCCCGCAAGAAGTCCCTGCCGGTGGTCGCCGCGCTCACCTCGGGCACCCCGGCGGCAGCGGAACTGGCCGCGCTGTACGAAGCGCCGTACGACAAGGAGGGAGGTGAGGGCGACATCGCGCGGACGGCTCTCGCCGTCGAGCAGGCCGGTGGGCGCGACTGGGCGCAGGTCCAGGCCGCTGACCGCATGGCCCGCGCGATGCACGAGCTGTCCCGGGCGGTCGCCGACCCGGCGGAGGCGGGCGGCCTGCTCGCCCTGCTGGAGTTCGTGACACGACGCAGCAGCTGA
- a CDS encoding 1-aminocyclopropane-1-carboxylate deaminase/D-cysteine desulfhydrase: protein MTGLDTLHPRIPSPLQELPDDRFTRHGLRLLLKRDDLIHPELIGNKWRKLAPNLVAASGRTVVTFGGAYSNHLRATAAAGRLLGLSTVGVVRGQELADRPLNPSLARCAADGMRLHFVDRSTYRRKAEPATLARVLRAAGAADAYVVPEGGSNAEAVRGCRALGEELRGRADVVALACGTGGTLAGLAAGLAPDQRALGIPVLRGGFLAADTEALQERAFGGRRGAWTLDDRFHFGGYARTTAELDTFAEDFEQRHGVPVERLYVAKLLYGLVTLAREGAFARGTTVAAVVTGRPFP from the coding sequence GTGACCGGCCTCGACACCCTGCACCCGCGCATCCCCTCCCCCCTGCAGGAACTGCCCGACGACCGTTTCACCCGCCACGGCCTCCGTCTCCTCCTCAAGCGCGACGACCTGATCCACCCGGAGCTGATCGGCAACAAGTGGCGCAAACTCGCGCCGAACCTCGTGGCCGCGTCCGGCCGTACCGTCGTCACCTTCGGCGGGGCCTACTCCAACCATCTGCGCGCCACGGCCGCCGCGGGCCGTCTCCTCGGGCTGTCGACGGTAGGCGTGGTCCGCGGCCAGGAACTGGCCGACCGCCCCCTCAACCCCTCCCTGGCCCGGTGTGCGGCCGACGGCATGCGACTGCACTTCGTCGACAGATCGACGTACCGCCGCAAGGCAGAACCGGCCACCCTCGCGCGCGTGCTGCGCGCGGCCGGCGCCGCGGACGCGTACGTCGTCCCGGAGGGCGGGAGCAACGCCGAGGCCGTACGAGGCTGTCGGGCCCTGGGCGAGGAGCTGCGCGGGCGGGCGGATGTCGTCGCCCTCGCCTGCGGCACCGGAGGCACGCTGGCCGGACTGGCCGCCGGACTGGCCCCCGATCAGCGCGCGCTCGGCATACCCGTGCTCAGGGGAGGCTTCCTGGCCGCCGACACAGAGGCGCTCCAGGAACGCGCGTTCGGCGGCCGGCGCGGCGCGTGGACGCTCGACGACCGCTTCCACTTCGGCGGTTACGCCCGCACCACCGCCGAACTCGACACCTTCGCCGAGGACTTCGAGCAGCGCCACGGCGTGCCGGTCGAGCGTCTCTATGTCGCCAAGTTGCTGTACGGACTTGTCACCCTGGCCCGGGAAGGCGCTTTCGCGCGCGGGACGACGGTGGCCGCCGTGGTCACCGGGCGGCCCTTCCCGTAG
- a CDS encoding N-acetylmuramoyl-L-alanine amidase encodes MASPMSAGGFLSGLRAEGLTVAEVGDWRHHNRNHKGPWGPVHGVMIHHTVTSGSEHTVELCRDGYAELPGPLCHGVITKDGRVHLVGYGRANHAGLGDDDVLRAVIAEKTLPPDNEANTDGNRHFYGFECENLGDGKDPWPAAQLDAIEKAAAAVCRHHGWTERSVIGHLEWQPGKVDPRGFTMAWLRERIRERLK; translated from the coding sequence ATGGCCTCACCCATGTCCGCGGGCGGTTTCCTGAGCGGCCTCAGGGCGGAAGGCCTCACGGTCGCGGAGGTCGGGGACTGGAGGCATCACAACCGCAACCACAAGGGCCCCTGGGGCCCGGTCCACGGCGTGATGATCCACCACACGGTCACGAGCGGCAGCGAACACACGGTGGAGCTCTGCCGGGACGGCTACGCCGAACTTCCCGGACCGCTGTGCCACGGCGTGATCACCAAGGACGGCAGAGTCCACCTCGTCGGCTACGGCCGCGCCAACCACGCCGGTCTCGGCGACGACGACGTGCTGCGCGCGGTGATCGCCGAGAAGACGCTCCCGCCGGACAACGAGGCGAACACCGACGGCAACCGCCACTTCTACGGCTTCGAGTGCGAGAACCTCGGCGACGGCAAGGACCCCTGGCCCGCCGCCCAGCTGGACGCCATCGAGAAGGCCGCGGCAGCCGTGTGCCGGCACCACGGGTGGACGGAACGGTCGGTGATCGGCCACCTGGAGTGGCAGCCCGGGAAGGTCGATCCACGAGGGTTCACGATGGCCTGGCTGCGGGAGCGGATCCGGGAGCGCCTCAAGTGA
- a CDS encoding anti-sigma regulatory factor yields MSQIAGEPATQDFVEVRLPAAGAYLSVLRTATAGLAARLDFTLDEIEDLRIAVDEACAILLQQAVPGSVLSCVFRLVDDSLEVTVSAPTTDGHAPARDTFAWTVLSALAGKVSSAVDEDKTVSISLYKQRGAGPGPA; encoded by the coding sequence GTGTCCCAGATCGCAGGCGAGCCCGCGACCCAGGACTTCGTGGAAGTCCGGCTGCCGGCTGCGGGTGCCTACCTGTCGGTGCTGCGTACGGCTACGGCCGGCCTCGCGGCCCGTTTGGACTTCACCCTGGACGAGATCGAGGACCTTCGCATCGCGGTGGACGAGGCCTGCGCGATCCTGCTGCAGCAGGCCGTGCCCGGCTCGGTGCTCAGCTGCGTCTTCCGGCTCGTCGACGACTCCCTCGAGGTCACCGTCTCGGCCCCGACCACGGACGGCCACGCCCCCGCGCGTGACACCTTTGCCTGGACCGTCCTGTCCGCGCTCGCGGGCAAGGTCTCCTCGGCCGTGGACGAGGACAAAACCGTTTCGATCAGCCTCTACAAACAGCGCGGCGCGGGACCCGGGCCGGCGTGA